Proteins encoded within one genomic window of Variovorax sp. OAS795:
- a CDS encoding alpha/beta hydrolase — MQTLFAMRRRLSILALGALLLLAGCGGMRTARGPLESRLEKSSCTPNADTLLVLLPGAYSHPDEFRREGFIQALNDNRLAVDAMLVDAHLGYYHAKTILDRLSQDVIVPARNNGYQSIWIVGISVGGFGGLLYAQTHPGDLAGLVTIAPYLGERALGADITNAGGLARWNGPLNAPPGSDPRKPDETQLWQWLRGYVGNTATFGARPPLYLGYGTDDRFVFSHGLLAAALPRERVFTTEGGHDWPEWTRLWRRMLPTLPLPGCPG; from the coding sequence ATGCAGACCCTTTTTGCGATGCGCCGCCGCTTGTCGATCCTGGCGCTGGGCGCCCTGCTTCTTCTGGCCGGATGCGGCGGAATGCGAACCGCCAGGGGGCCGCTGGAGAGCAGGCTCGAAAAGAGCAGCTGCACGCCCAATGCCGACACGCTGCTGGTGCTGCTACCCGGCGCTTACTCGCATCCGGATGAATTCAGGCGCGAAGGCTTCATCCAGGCATTGAACGACAACAGGCTCGCAGTCGACGCGATGCTGGTCGATGCGCATCTTGGCTACTACCACGCCAAGACGATTCTCGACCGGTTGAGCCAGGATGTGATCGTGCCCGCCCGTAACAACGGGTACCAATCGATCTGGATCGTCGGCATTTCGGTCGGCGGATTCGGCGGCCTGCTCTACGCGCAAACGCATCCGGGTGACCTTGCAGGCCTCGTGACGATCGCGCCCTACCTCGGGGAACGCGCGCTCGGTGCCGACATCACCAATGCCGGAGGCCTCGCGCGCTGGAACGGGCCGTTGAATGCGCCGCCGGGCAGCGATCCGCGAAAGCCCGATGAGACACAGCTTTGGCAATGGCTGCGCGGCTACGTGGGCAATACCGCCACCTTCGGAGCCCGGCCGCCGCTCTACCTGGGCTACGGCACCGACGACCGCTTTGTCTTCAGCCACGGGTTGCTGGCCGCCGCCCTGCCCAGGGAGCGCGTGTTCACCACGGAAGGCGGCCACGACTGGCCCGAATGGACCCGGCTCTGGCGCCGCATGCTGCCCACCCTGCCCCTCCCGGGCTGCCCCGGCTGA
- a CDS encoding isochorismatase family protein, which produces MLLDASQSQLVLVDYQAQLMPAIFEADAVAQNAVRLGKMARLFEVPVWGTEHNPSKLGENLPDIRALCQRTLSKMHFSGMEEGLGEWLRVPAKAAPQGNARSLPKHLQKPAAAPDERNTVVIAGCEAHVCLLQTALDMLEDEFEVWVVTDACSSRTERSRDAAFDRLAGAGAELVTTEMVGFEWLRTAEHPAFPELLKLIR; this is translated from the coding sequence ATGCTGCTCGACGCCTCGCAATCCCAACTCGTGCTGGTCGACTACCAGGCGCAGCTGATGCCTGCGATCTTCGAGGCCGATGCCGTGGCGCAGAACGCAGTGCGGCTCGGCAAGATGGCCCGCCTGTTCGAAGTGCCGGTCTGGGGAACCGAGCACAACCCCTCCAAGCTCGGCGAGAACCTGCCGGATATCCGGGCGCTGTGCCAGCGAACCTTGTCCAAGATGCACTTCAGCGGCATGGAAGAAGGGCTGGGCGAATGGCTGCGCGTGCCGGCCAAGGCGGCGCCGCAGGGCAACGCCCGCAGCCTGCCCAAGCACCTGCAGAAACCGGCTGCCGCGCCCGACGAGCGCAACACGGTGGTGATTGCCGGCTGCGAGGCGCATGTCTGCCTGCTGCAGACCGCGCTCGACATGCTGGAAGACGAATTCGAAGTATGGGTGGTGACCGATGCCTGCAGCTCCCGCACCGAGCGCAGCCGCGACGCCGCATTCGACCGCCTGGCCGGCGCGGGTGCCGAACTGGTGACCACTGAAATGGTCGGGTTCGAATGGCTGCGTACGGCCGAACACCCGGCGTTTCCTGAATTGCTGAAGCTCATCCGCTGA
- a CDS encoding propionate--CoA ligase, whose product MQFWHGRQADSKNQETPQMSRYEDFYRQSVDAPEAFWAEQARLIDWQAPPTQVLDASQPPFARWFVGGTTNLCHNAVDRHLADRADQPALVFVSTETGTEKTYSFRELHAEVQRTAASLAALGVGKGDRVLIYMPMIPEAAFAMLACARIGAIHCVVFGGFASGSLATRIEDAEPKVVVSADAGSRGGKVIAYKPLLDEAIRLSKHKPSAVMLTDRGLAPMDLVAGRDHLAADLALQHHDAVVPCTWLAATDISYTIYTSGTTGKPKGVQRDVGGYAVALAASMKHIFDGRAGETYFSTSDIGWVVGHSYIVYGPLIAGMATLMYEGLPTQGIDKQPDGGIWWRLVEKYKVTVMFSAPTAVRVLKKQDPALLSKYDLSSLRALFLAGEPLDEPTARWISNGLGVPIIDNYWQTESGWPMITIANGIEAKPSKFGSPGVPMYGYRIKILHEATGEELTGPNEKGVVVVEGPTPPGFMQTVWKDDQRFVDTYWKSVPGKMVYSTFDWGIRDEDGYFYILGRTDDVINVAGHRLGTREIEESISGHANVAEVAVVGVADALKGQVAMAFVVPKDGRALADADAALKLEGEIMKVVADQLGALARPARVRFVSGLPKTRSGKLLRRAIQAVCEQRDPGDLTTMDDPATLQQIKQLVSSA is encoded by the coding sequence ATTCAGTTTTGGCATGGCCGCCAAGCCGATTCAAAAAACCAGGAGACACCGCAGATGAGCCGCTACGAAGACTTCTATCGCCAGTCCGTCGATGCGCCCGAGGCCTTCTGGGCCGAGCAGGCCCGGTTGATCGACTGGCAGGCGCCGCCCACCCAGGTGCTGGATGCCAGCCAGCCGCCATTCGCGCGCTGGTTCGTGGGCGGCACCACCAACCTGTGCCACAACGCGGTCGACCGGCACCTGGCCGATCGCGCCGACCAGCCGGCGCTGGTCTTCGTCTCGACGGAAACCGGCACCGAAAAGACCTACAGCTTCCGCGAGCTGCACGCCGAGGTGCAGCGCACCGCGGCCAGCCTCGCCGCGCTGGGTGTCGGCAAGGGTGACCGCGTACTCATCTACATGCCGATGATTCCCGAGGCCGCCTTCGCGATGCTGGCATGCGCCCGGATCGGCGCCATCCATTGCGTGGTGTTCGGCGGTTTTGCGAGCGGATCGCTGGCCACGCGCATCGAGGACGCGGAGCCCAAGGTGGTGGTGAGCGCCGATGCCGGGTCGCGCGGCGGCAAGGTGATTGCGTACAAGCCGCTGCTCGACGAGGCCATTCGCCTTTCGAAGCACAAGCCATCGGCCGTGATGCTGACCGACCGCGGCCTGGCGCCCATGGACCTCGTGGCCGGGCGCGACCACCTGGCTGCCGACCTGGCCCTCCAGCACCATGACGCCGTCGTGCCTTGCACCTGGCTGGCGGCCACGGACATCAGCTACACCATCTACACCAGCGGCACCACCGGCAAGCCCAAGGGCGTTCAGCGCGACGTGGGCGGCTATGCGGTGGCGCTGGCCGCCAGCATGAAGCACATCTTCGATGGCCGCGCCGGCGAAACCTACTTCTCGACCAGCGACATCGGCTGGGTGGTGGGCCACAGCTACATCGTCTATGGCCCGCTGATCGCCGGCATGGCCACCCTCATGTACGAAGGCCTTCCCACGCAAGGGATCGACAAGCAGCCCGACGGCGGCATCTGGTGGCGCCTGGTCGAGAAGTACAAGGTGACGGTGATGTTCAGCGCGCCCACGGCCGTGCGCGTGCTCAAGAAGCAGGATCCGGCGCTGCTCAGCAAGTACGACCTGTCGAGCCTGCGCGCGCTGTTCCTCGCGGGCGAACCGCTCGACGAGCCCACCGCGCGCTGGATCAGCAATGGGCTCGGCGTGCCCATCATCGACAACTACTGGCAGACCGAGTCGGGTTGGCCGATGATCACCATTGCCAACGGCATCGAGGCCAAGCCAAGCAAGTTCGGCAGCCCGGGCGTGCCGATGTACGGCTATCGCATCAAGATCCTGCACGAGGCGACCGGCGAGGAATTGACCGGTCCGAACGAAAAAGGCGTGGTGGTCGTCGAGGGCCCGACGCCGCCCGGCTTCATGCAGACGGTGTGGAAGGACGACCAGCGCTTCGTCGACACCTACTGGAAGAGCGTGCCCGGCAAGATGGTCTATTCGACCTTCGACTGGGGCATTCGGGACGAGGACGGCTACTTCTACATTCTCGGGCGCACCGACGACGTGATCAACGTGGCGGGCCACCGCCTCGGCACGCGCGAGATCGAGGAAAGCATCTCGGGCCACGCCAACGTGGCCGAGGTGGCGGTGGTCGGCGTGGCCGACGCGCTCAAGGGCCAGGTGGCGATGGCCTTCGTGGTGCCCAAGGATGGCCGGGCGCTGGCCGACGCCGATGCGGCGCTGAAACTCGAAGGCGAGATCATGAAGGTGGTGGCGGACCAGCTCGGCGCGCTGGCGCGCCCCGCACGCGTGCGCTTCGTGAGCGGCCTGCCCAAGACCCGCAGCGGCAAGCTGCTGCGGCGCGCCATCCAGGCCGTTTGCGAGCAGCGCGATCCCGGCGACCTGACCACCATGGACGACCCGGCCACCCTGCAGCAGATCAAGCAGCTGGTTTCTTCGGCCTGA